A window of the Deltaproteobacteria bacterium genome harbors these coding sequences:
- a CDS encoding CHASE2 domain-containing protein: MKKWIPIIISMVISMIFALTHVTIETGLFQEGWFSQTGPLRTLDRSMLNFKFRSHAQDTLPTPQVVIAGVDESSLDEFGRWPWDRNVIADLINQLTRGGAKVIAFDMAFTDEDRNAHYQELKRIQELFEASDLLPVSSDMKNIDAGLAQLAKNQTALQTSINAIKLDIAKAPGPIRAQLKQTLQALVDIERTTKSALAGSMESLADVKKHSGEFYDVLGDEITAVSPDLALAKAIANSPQTILGYICYFERRHITGVEESDIPIQLARLKPSAIAQVFESTELQVGDNVVFSSEPSQDIDMQELLPGGEILAAQAPLKILAEASKNFGYFNAIPDPDGPLRQLPLFFKYNNELYPALALKAASLFFDYTIQPLKGEILPNTLSGAEFGGDRPVPTTDRGMQLINYYKDPEAYFPLFSVKDIINGRLDASSFKDKVVFVGMTARGGFDLRPNPFSPSSPGVYIHAMATQNMIDSRYLERWTGIALVEALGYLLLGLIFALILPRLSPFMGLVATLFTALALYIFDTALVFPSGHWMLMVFPTMQLLFLYLGITIYGYFTEGKEKRQIKNAFQFYLSKSVVDEVLDDPSKLSLGGEKRVCTVLFSDIRGFTTISERLAPEKLTALLNEYLTPMTNIVFKHEGTLDKYMGDAIMAIFGAPMAHPDHAARSCLTALEMMEKLRELHPRWHEQGLPELDIGIGVNTGPMSVGNMGSKVRFDYTVMGDNVNLGSRLEGINKQYGTNIMISEYTYNYAKDRIFARELDSVRVKGKREPVKIYELLGSGTPDDGNRQLMDNFHEALGLYRQQKWSDAIKLFNHVRTLKADDFTSGVYISRCEAMRAQPPGPDWDGVFTMTTK; encoded by the coding sequence GTGAAAAAGTGGATTCCCATCATTATCTCGATGGTCATTTCAATGATCTTCGCACTCACCCATGTCACGATTGAGACAGGTCTGTTTCAAGAAGGCTGGTTTTCACAAACGGGGCCGCTTCGAACACTCGACCGGAGCATGCTCAACTTTAAGTTCCGCTCACATGCCCAAGATACTTTGCCAACACCTCAGGTCGTAATCGCTGGCGTTGATGAAAGCTCATTAGACGAATTCGGACGTTGGCCGTGGGATCGTAACGTTATTGCCGACCTCATCAATCAACTGACACGAGGCGGCGCGAAGGTAATCGCCTTTGATATGGCTTTCACCGACGAAGACCGAAACGCTCACTATCAAGAACTCAAGCGGATACAGGAACTCTTTGAAGCCTCCGACCTACTTCCTGTTTCCAGTGATATGAAAAATATCGACGCCGGGCTCGCGCAGCTTGCCAAAAATCAAACGGCTCTTCAAACAAGCATTAATGCCATCAAATTAGATATTGCGAAGGCTCCTGGTCCAATCAGGGCTCAGCTTAAGCAGACACTTCAAGCCTTGGTAGATATAGAGAGGACAACCAAGTCGGCGCTGGCTGGCAGCATGGAGAGCTTGGCCGATGTTAAAAAGCATTCTGGTGAGTTCTATGACGTTCTTGGTGACGAAATTACCGCAGTTTCTCCAGATCTCGCACTGGCAAAAGCAATCGCGAACAGTCCACAAACCATCCTAGGCTATATTTGCTACTTTGAGCGCCGCCATATCACCGGTGTCGAAGAGTCCGACATTCCCATTCAACTCGCTCGCCTTAAACCATCAGCCATTGCGCAGGTATTCGAATCAACAGAGCTTCAAGTCGGCGACAACGTGGTTTTCAGCTCTGAGCCGTCCCAAGACATCGACATGCAAGAACTTTTACCTGGGGGTGAAATCCTAGCGGCACAAGCACCTTTGAAGATTTTGGCGGAGGCCAGTAAAAACTTTGGCTACTTCAACGCAATACCGGATCCTGATGGCCCTCTTAGGCAACTTCCCCTCTTCTTTAAGTACAACAACGAGCTCTACCCTGCGCTGGCACTGAAAGCAGCATCACTTTTCTTCGACTACACCATCCAGCCCTTGAAGGGCGAAATTCTGCCCAACACACTTTCGGGAGCAGAGTTTGGCGGCGACCGGCCGGTTCCCACCACAGACCGCGGAATGCAACTCATCAACTACTACAAAGACCCTGAGGCCTATTTTCCGCTATTTTCTGTAAAAGACATTATCAACGGACGTCTCGACGCTTCTTCCTTTAAGGACAAGGTTGTCTTTGTTGGAATGACAGCTCGGGGTGGCTTCGACCTTCGTCCTAACCCCTTCAGTCCTTCCAGTCCTGGTGTTTACATCCACGCAATGGCCACTCAGAACATGATCGATTCCCGATACCTCGAGCGCTGGACGGGAATCGCACTCGTTGAGGCTCTAGGCTACTTGCTCCTGGGACTAATCTTCGCCCTGATACTTCCGCGGCTCTCACCATTCATGGGGCTCGTAGCAACGCTCTTTACCGCCCTAGCACTCTACATCTTTGATACAGCGTTGGTGTTTCCCAGCGGCCATTGGATGTTGATGGTCTTTCCAACGATGCAGCTGTTATTTCTATATTTGGGAATTACCATTTACGGATACTTCACCGAGGGCAAGGAGAAACGCCAGATCAAGAACGCGTTTCAGTTCTACCTTAGTAAAAGTGTCGTCGATGAAGTCCTCGATGACCCAAGTAAGTTGTCCCTGGGCGGCGAAAAGCGGGTTTGCACGGTTCTTTTCAGCGACATTCGTGGGTTCACGACCATCAGCGAGCGTCTGGCGCCAGAGAAGCTCACCGCCTTGCTCAACGAGTACCTTACACCGATGACCAATATCGTCTTCAAGCACGAAGGTACCCTGGATAAATATATGGGCGATGCCATTATGGCGATTTTCGGCGCACCGATGGCGCACCCGGACCACGCCGCTAGATCATGCCTTACGGCGCTTGAAATGATGGAAAAACTCCGTGAACTCCACCCCCGTTGGCACGAGCAGGGTCTTCCTGAACTCGACATCGGCATTGGCGTTAACACAGGCCCGATGTCTGTTGGTAACATGGGCTCAAAGGTACGATTCGATTATACGGTCATGGGTGACAACGTAAACTTGGGCTCTCGATTAGAGGGCATCAATAAGCAATACGGCACCAACATCATGATTTCAGAGTACACCTACAACTACGCCAAAGACCGCATTTTCGCCCGTGAACTCGACTCGGTTCGTGTGAAGGGTAAACGAGAGCCGGTTAAGATTTACGAATTACTTGGCTCTGGCACACCCGACGACGGCAATCGCCAGTTGATGGACAACTTCCATGAGGCACTTGGTTTATACCGTCAACAAAAATGGAGCGATGCCATCAAGCTCTTCAATCATGTCCGCACATTGAAAGCCGATGACTTCACTTCAGGCGTCTACATTAGCCGCTGTGAAGCCATGCGCGCTCAGCCTCCTGGCCCTGATTGGGACGGAGTTTTCACCATGACAACAAAATGA